TTCAAGTCGACTTGAGAAAAATCAAATTTTTACAAATGATGATGAAAGACTATTGCATTCTTATGGAAAATCATACGCTGATTTATTTTATGCTCGCAAAGGGATTGTTAAAAGAGCACCTGACTTAATCATATACCCTAAAACACATGAAGAAGTTGAAATGATAATGAAGTCAGCACATTTTCACAATGTTTGCGTGATACCGTTTGGCGGAGGCACAAATATTGTAGGAGGTGTTGATCCAAGAGATCAAACGATAACAGCTAAAGGTGTGCGCACTATTGTTTCTTTAGATATGAAACATATGAACAAAGTACTTTCTGTTGATCCAAAATCTCACACAGCAGTAATTCAAGCAGGTGCAATTGGTCCAGATTTAGAAAACCAATTGCAGGAACAAGGTTGGTCTTTAGGGCATTTTCCAGATTCGTTTGAGTATTCTACCTTAGGTGGTTGGTTAGCAACGCGTTCAGCAGGAATGCAATCTGATGCTTATGGTAAAATTGAAGACATGCTTGTTTCTTTAAAAATGGTTGCTCCAGTTGGCACAATCGTGACAAGAACAGTTCCAACTTCAAGTGCCGGTCCAGATATAAATAAATGGGTTGTTGGATTGGAAGGTATTTTAGGAGTTATCACAGAAGCGACAATGCGAATTCATAAATTACCAGAAATTAAAGATTACAAAGGTTTTATATTTCCAAGTTTTGAAAAAGGTGTTGCGGCGATTCAAGAATGTTTAGATAAAAATTGGATTCCAAGTATGATACGTTTGCAAGATGCTGGAGAATCAAAATTAGCATTTAATATGAAATCACCTAAAACAGGAGTCGAAGCATTATTACAAAAACAAATAAAAAACTTCCTAACACTGACTGGGTATACAAGTCCATGCATTATGATTATAGGATTTGAAGGAGAACCGAAAAATACTAAAATAATTTCACAAGAAGTCCTTAAAATATTAAAAAAATATAGAGCATTTTCTTTAGGAAAAAATGTAAGTAAAACATGGTCAAAAGATAAATTTAATATCCCTTACCTTAGAGATTATGTGATGGATTATGGAATTATGGTTGATGTCGCTGAAACTGCAGCAACATGGTCTAAAATTTTACCAGTATATTATAAAACGATAGAAGAAATTAAAAACAAATTTCATGAAGAAAATGATGGGTATGGATATGTTGGTTGTCACATTTCTCATACTTATAAAACTGGAGCCTGTCTTTATTTTACCTATGCAACAAAGCAGATACCTGGTAATGAGATGGCGCAATATTATTCTTTTAAAAAACTCATTACGGACACATTTTTAAAAAATGGCGCAACATTAACGCATCATCATGCAGTGGGTTATGATCATTCTCCCTGGATGGAAACTGAGATATCAGCAACTGGAATAAAAGCGTTAAAAGCAGTAAAAGTATCTCTGGATCCTAAAAATATTTGCAACCCAAATAAACTACTCCCAGTGGAAGAAGAAATGCGTTTAG
This region of Spirobacillus cienkowskii genomic DNA includes:
- a CDS encoding FAD-binding oxidoreductase, with translation MMKWWGWGDPQKTFPMHDKPNLWNWLSEILNLTSDQKVTEVVARSQVNMPSPNMNDDFLLEVSSRLEKNQIFTNDDERLLHSYGKSYADLFYARKGIVKRAPDLIIYPKTHEEVEMIMKSAHFHNVCVIPFGGGTNIVGGVDPRDQTITAKGVRTIVSLDMKHMNKVLSVDPKSHTAVIQAGAIGPDLENQLQEQGWSLGHFPDSFEYSTLGGWLATRSAGMQSDAYGKIEDMLVSLKMVAPVGTIVTRTVPTSSAGPDINKWVVGLEGILGVITEATMRIHKLPEIKDYKGFIFPSFEKGVAAIQECLDKNWIPSMIRLQDAGESKLAFNMKSPKTGVEALLQKQIKNFLTLTGYTSPCIMIIGFEGEPKNTKIISQEVLKILKKYRAFSLGKNVSKTWSKDKFNIPYLRDYVMDYGIMVDVAETAATWSKILPVYYKTIEEIKNKFHEENDGYGYVGCHISHTYKTGACLYFTYATKQIPGNEMAQYYSFKKLITDTFLKNGATLTHHHAVGYDHSPWMETEISATGIKALKAVKVSLDPKNICNPNKLLPVEEEMRLGVFGIDAPEMVQQNKARAKKRSGHMGRSTHEQPVE